A stretch of the Oceanicola sp. D3 genome encodes the following:
- a CDS encoding acyl-CoA dehydrogenase family protein, with translation MLPPRSHLPTHEVTNQPPARGDADLWADDPVLREAVAAAGGQAEALASYGAALGRSEMREAGREANRNPPELVQFDAGGRRLDEVRFHPAYHRLMAASTAAGYAAVAWEGAAGGHATHASMVYLASQVEPGHCCPLTMTYAATPALAATPEIAALWGPKLVSRSYDASIAPVVQKRGATLGMAMTEKQGGSDVRANTTRAESDGAGWRLFGHKWFCSAPMSDGFLTLAQAPGGLSCFLVPRWLEGERNAVRLMRLKDKLGNRSNASAEIEYEGAYALMLGEEGAGVRTIIEMVHHTRLDTAMAPAGLMRAALVEAHHWASHRTAFQRRLIDAPLMQSVLADLSLDWQGCTALGLHVAAAFDRSGEEARAFARIGVALAKFLANKLCPMVCVEAMEVLGGMGYVEDTPLPLLYREAPLNGIWEGSGNVICLDILRTLAREPLAGEVLHAELSEARGASSAYDAALADHLARWPSGLPTEAEARWFAERTALLLTAAILLRSAPAPVAEAFAATRLTGPRGRIAGAIPQADAPALLARITPAG, from the coding sequence ATGTTGCCGCCCCGCTCCCATTTGCCGACACATGAGGTCACCAACCAGCCCCCGGCCCGGGGCGACGCGGACCTCTGGGCCGATGATCCGGTTCTGCGAGAGGCCGTCGCGGCGGCGGGCGGGCAGGCAGAAGCGCTGGCCAGCTACGGCGCGGCACTGGGGCGGTCCGAGATGCGAGAAGCCGGGCGCGAGGCCAACCGCAACCCGCCCGAGCTGGTGCAGTTTGACGCGGGCGGGCGGCGGCTTGATGAGGTGCGGTTTCATCCGGCCTATCATCGGTTGATGGCCGCAAGCACTGCCGCGGGCTATGCGGCGGTGGCTTGGGAAGGCGCGGCGGGCGGGCATGCAACCCATGCTTCCATGGTTTACCTCGCCAGCCAGGTTGAGCCGGGGCACTGCTGCCCGCTCACCATGACCTATGCCGCCACACCCGCGCTGGCCGCGACGCCCGAGATTGCGGCGCTCTGGGGGCCCAAGCTGGTATCTCGCAGCTATGACGCCAGCATCGCGCCAGTTGTGCAAAAGCGGGGCGCAACGCTGGGCATGGCGATGACCGAAAAGCAGGGCGGCTCGGATGTGCGGGCCAACACCACCCGCGCCGAAAGTGACGGGGCGGGCTGGCGGCTGTTCGGGCACAAGTGGTTTTGCTCCGCGCCGATGTCAGACGGGTTCTTGACGCTGGCGCAGGCCCCCGGCGGGCTCAGCTGCTTTTTGGTGCCGCGCTGGCTGGAGGGCGAGCGCAATGCGGTGCGGCTGATGCGGCTCAAGGACAAGCTGGGCAACCGCTCCAACGCCTCTGCGGAGATCGAATACGAAGGGGCCTATGCCCTGATGCTGGGCGAGGAGGGGGCAGGCGTGCGCACCATCATCGAGATGGTGCACCACACGCGGCTCGACACCGCGATGGCCCCCGCCGGGCTGATGCGCGCCGCGCTTGTGGAGGCGCACCACTGGGCCAGCCACCGCACTGCCTTCCAGCGCCGCCTCATTGACGCGCCGCTGATGCAATCCGTTCTCGCCGATCTGTCGCTCGATTGGCAGGGCTGCACCGCTCTCGGCCTGCATGTGGCCGCCGCCTTCGACCGCAGCGGCGAAGAGGCTCGCGCCTTTGCCCGCATCGGGGTGGCGCTGGCGAAGTTTCTGGCCAACAAGCTCTGCCCGATGGTCTGCGTCGAGGCGATGGAGGTGCTGGGCGGCATGGGTTATGTCGAAGACACCCCCCTGCCCCTGCTCTATCGCGAGGCGCCGCTGAACGGCATCTGGGAGGGGTCGGGCAATGTTATCTGCCTCGACATTCTGCGTACCCTCGCCCGCGAGCCGCTCGCCGGAGAGGTGCTTCATGCTGAGCTCTCCGAGGCGCGGGGCGCATCATCTGCCTATGACGCGGCGCTGGCCGATCACCTTGCCCGCTGGCCCTCCGGACTGCCGACAGAGGCCGAGGCCCGCTGGTTTGCCGAGCGCACGGCCCTGCTGCTCACCGCCGCGATTCTGCTGCGCAGCGCGCCAGCCCCTGTGGCCGAAGCCTTTGCGGCCACCCGCCTCACCGGCCCGCGTGGGCGGATCGCCGGGGCCATTCCGCAAGCCGATGCGCCAGCCCTATTGGCACGGATCACCCCGGCAGGCTGA
- the betA gene encoding choline dehydrogenase, which yields MQAEYVIVGAGSAGCAMAARLAEAGRRVLVIEHGGTDWGPFINMPGALSFPMNMKRYDWGFQSEPEPHLGGRRMATPRGKVIGGSSSINGMIYVRGHARDFDHWRDEGAEGWGYANVLPYFKRMENWHDGGHGGDAAWRGTDGPLHITRGARLNPLTRAFVEAGVQAGYPRTGDYNGAQQEGFGPYDMTVWKGERWSAAKAYLKPALKGPNCEMIRAFARRVVFENGRAVGVEVERGGTIEVIRAEAEVILAASSINSPKLLMLSGIGPAAHLAEHGIEVLADRAGVGKNLQDHLELYVQYAAAQPVSLYKYWNLLGKAYVGARWLFTRTGPGASNQFESAGFIRSAAGVDYPDIQFHFLPIAVRYDGQASPEGHGFQAHVGPMRSPSRGEVTLKSADPAEAPRIFFNYMSEEQDWVDFRRCIRLTREIIRQDAFKPYLKHEIQPGEEAQSDEALDAVIREHAESAYHPCGTARMGRRDDPRAVVDPECRVIGVEGLRLADSSIFPRITNGNLNAPSIMVGEKAADHILGRAPLPPQNVQPWVHPDWQTAQR from the coding sequence ATGCAGGCCGAATACGTTATCGTTGGCGCGGGCAGCGCGGGTTGCGCCATGGCTGCGCGGCTGGCCGAGGCGGGCCGCCGGGTGCTGGTGATCGAGCATGGCGGCACCGACTGGGGGCCATTCATCAATATGCCCGGCGCGCTCAGCTTTCCCATGAACATGAAGCGTTATGACTGGGGCTTTCAGTCAGAGCCCGAGCCACACCTCGGCGGGCGGCGCATGGCCACCCCGCGTGGCAAGGTGATCGGTGGGTCGTCTTCGATCAACGGGATGATCTATGTGCGCGGCCACGCCCGCGACTTCGACCATTGGCGCGACGAGGGGGCCGAGGGCTGGGGCTATGCCAATGTGCTGCCCTACTTCAAGCGCATGGAAAACTGGCATGACGGCGGCCATGGCGGCGATGCGGCATGGCGCGGCACCGATGGCCCGCTCCATATCACCCGGGGGGCACGTCTCAATCCGCTCACCCGCGCCTTTGTGGAAGCCGGAGTGCAAGCGGGCTACCCGCGCACCGGCGATTACAACGGCGCGCAGCAAGAGGGCTTCGGCCCCTATGACATGACGGTCTGGAAGGGCGAGCGCTGGTCTGCCGCAAAGGCTTACCTCAAGCCCGCGCTCAAGGGGCCGAATTGCGAGATGATCCGCGCCTTTGCGCGCCGCGTGGTGTTTGAAAATGGCCGCGCAGTTGGTGTCGAGGTGGAACGCGGCGGCACCATCGAGGTGATCCGCGCCGAGGCCGAGGTGATCCTCGCGGCCAGTTCCATCAACTCGCCAAAGCTGCTGATGCTCTCGGGCATCGGCCCTGCGGCGCACCTGGCCGAGCATGGCATCGAGGTTTTGGCAGACCGCGCGGGCGTGGGGAAAAACCTGCAAGATCACCTTGAGCTTTACGTGCAATATGCCGCGGCACAGCCGGTGAGCCTTTACAAGTATTGGAACCTGTTGGGCAAAGCCTATGTTGGCGCCCGCTGGCTGTTTACCCGCACCGGCCCCGGGGCCTCCAACCAGTTTGAGAGCGCTGGTTTCATCCGTTCTGCGGCGGGCGTGGACTACCCCGATATCCAGTTTCACTTTCTGCCGATCGCCGTGCGATATGATGGGCAAGCCTCGCCGGAGGGCCACGGCTTTCAGGCCCATGTCGGCCCGATGCGCTCGCCCTCGCGCGGGGAGGTCACGCTCAAATCCGCCGATCCAGCAGAGGCGCCGCGAATTTTCTTCAACTACATGAGCGAAGAGCAGGATTGGGTCGATTTCCGCCGTTGCATCCGCCTGACCCGCGAGATCATTCGGCAAGATGCCTTCAAACCCTACCTCAAGCACGAGATTCAGCCGGGTGAAGAGGCGCAGAGCGATGAGGCCCTCGACGCGGTGATCCGCGAGCACGCCGAAAGCGCCTATCACCCCTGCGGCACGGCCCGCATGGGGCGGCGCGATGATCCGCGTGCGGTGGTTGACCCCGAGTGCCGGGTGATCGGCGTGGAAGGGCTGCGGCTGGCCGACAGTTCGATTTTCCCGCGCATCACCAACGGCAACCTCAACGCGCCCTCGATCATGGTCGGCGAGAAGGCTGCCGACCATATCCTTGGCCGCGCTCCGCTGCCTCCTCAAAACGTGCAGCCATGGGTGCACCCCGACTGGCAGACCGCGCAACGCTAG
- the betB gene encoding betaine-aldehyde dehydrogenase: MTYETQPTASHYVNGAYLEDTAGEVIQVIYPATGEVVARVHAATPAVVNAALEAATEAQKTWAAMTGRERGRVLTDAARIMRERNRDLSVLETYDTGKPLQETLVADATSGADALEYFGGLAASLTGEHIQLGEDWVYTVREPLGVCVGIGAWNYPTQIACWKGAPALACGNAMVFKPSETTPLCALKVAEILTEAGAPPGLFNVVQGMGEVGGQLVTDPRVAKVSLTGSVPTGRKVYAAAAGEMKHVTMELGGKSPLVIFDDADLDNAVSGAINANFYSTGQVCSNGTRVFVQRGIKGAFLARLAERLKGAVIGDPMDEATSFGPMVSARQMEIVQGYIAKGIEEGARLVAGGERLERDGFYLAPTVFADVKDEMTIAREEIFGPVMAVLDFKSEAEAIARANDTAFGLSAGVFTRDISRAHRVIGQLKAGSCFINSYNDAPVEAPFGGVKASGVGRENSKAAIEHYSQLKSVYVRMGDVEAAF, encoded by the coding sequence ATGACTTATGAAACGCAACCGACCGCCAGCCACTACGTGAACGGCGCCTATCTCGAAGACACCGCAGGCGAGGTTATCCAGGTGATTTATCCCGCCACAGGTGAGGTGGTTGCCCGCGTCCATGCTGCAACGCCTGCGGTAGTGAACGCCGCGCTTGAGGCTGCCACGGAGGCCCAAAAGACATGGGCGGCCATGACTGGGCGCGAGCGTGGCCGGGTGTTGACCGACGCCGCCCGGATCATGCGCGAGCGCAACCGCGACCTCTCGGTGCTGGAAACCTACGACACCGGCAAACCGCTTCAGGAGACGCTGGTGGCCGATGCGACGAGCGGTGCCGATGCGCTGGAGTATTTCGGCGGGCTGGCCGCCAGCCTGACCGGCGAGCACATCCAACTGGGCGAGGATTGGGTGTATACGGTCCGCGAACCGCTTGGCGTTTGCGTTGGCATCGGTGCGTGGAACTACCCCACCCAGATCGCCTGCTGGAAAGGCGCACCCGCGCTCGCCTGCGGCAATGCAATGGTGTTCAAACCGTCCGAAACCACCCCGCTTTGCGCGCTGAAGGTGGCCGAGATCCTCACCGAAGCCGGCGCCCCTCCGGGCCTGTTCAACGTGGTGCAGGGCATGGGCGAAGTTGGCGGGCAGCTGGTGACGGACCCGCGTGTTGCCAAGGTTTCGCTCACCGGCTCCGTGCCGACGGGCCGCAAGGTCTATGCCGCTGCGGCGGGCGAGATGAAGCATGTGACAATGGAGCTTGGCGGCAAGTCGCCGCTGGTGATCTTTGACGATGCCGACCTCGACAACGCCGTCAGCGGTGCGATCAATGCCAACTTCTATTCCACCGGTCAGGTCTGCTCGAACGGCACCCGCGTGTTCGTGCAGCGCGGGATCAAGGGGGCCTTCCTCGCCCGCCTCGCGGAGCGGCTGAAGGGCGCTGTGATCGGCGATCCGATGGATGAGGCCACCAGTTTTGGCCCGATGGTCAGCGCCCGGCAGATGGAGATCGTTCAAGGTTACATCGCCAAGGGCATTGAAGAGGGCGCGCGGCTGGTGGCGGGCGGCGAGCGCCTTGAGCGCGATGGCTTCTACCTCGCCCCCACGGTCTTCGCCGATGTGAAGGACGAGATGACCATTGCGCGCGAAGAGATCTTTGGCCCGGTGATGGCCGTGCTCGACTTCAAAAGCGAGGCCGAGGCAATCGCCCGCGCCAATGACACCGCCTTCGGCCTCTCTGCCGGGGTGTTTACCCGCGACATTTCCCGCGCGCACCGCGTCATCGGCCAGCTCAAGGCCGGGAGCTGCTTTATCAACTCCTACAATGACGCGCCGGTTGAGGCCCCGTTCGGCGGGGTGAAGGCCTCTGGCGTGGGGCGCGAAAACTCCAAGGCTGCGATCGAGCACTATTCGCAGCTCAAGTCGGTTTACGTCCGCATGGGCGATGTCGAGGCAGCCTTCTGA
- the betC gene encoding choline-sulfatase → MSRPNFLIIMVDQLNGTLFPDGPADWLHAPNLKRLAARSTRFKNGYTASPLCAPGRASFMSGQLPSVTGVYDNAAEFPADLPTYAHHLRRAGYHTCLSGKMHFVGPDQMHGFEERLTTDIYPADFGWTPDYRKPGERIDWWYHNMGSVTGAGVAEISNQMEYDDEVAYNATRKLYDLARGHDERPWCLTVSFTHPHDPYVARKRFWDMYEDCEHLLPEVGAFDYEEQDAHSKRIFDANDWRSFDITEEDIRRSRRAYFANISYLDEKVGELLDVLERTRQEATILFVSDHGDMLGARGLWFKMTFYEGSARVPVMIASPEMEPGLVEAPVSNIDICPTLCDLAGVSMEEVMPWTAGESLKPLGQGVERQNAVAMEYAAEASYAPLVSLRKGRYKLNLCALDPDQLFDLEADPHELENLASNPAHSEAYAALKAEAEARWDLPRFDAEVRRSQARRWVVYEALRNGEYYPWDYQPLQKASERFMRNHMDLNTVEEDARFPRGE, encoded by the coding sequence ATGAGCCGCCCCAACTTTCTCATCATCATGGTCGACCAGCTGAACGGCACGCTCTTCCCCGACGGTCCCGCCGATTGGCTGCACGCGCCCAACCTCAAGCGGCTCGCGGCGCGCTCGACGCGGTTCAAAAACGGCTACACCGCCTCGCCGCTCTGTGCGCCGGGCCGTGCCAGCTTCATGAGCGGGCAGCTTCCCAGCGTCACCGGCGTTTATGACAATGCCGCCGAGTTTCCCGCCGACCTGCCGACATATGCGCACCACCTGCGCCGCGCGGGCTATCACACCTGCCTTTCCGGCAAGATGCACTTCGTCGGCCCCGATCAGATGCACGGCTTCGAGGAGCGGCTGACGACTGACATCTACCCTGCCGACTTTGGATGGACGCCCGATTATCGCAAACCCGGCGAGCGCATCGACTGGTGGTATCACAACATGGGGTCGGTCACCGGCGCGGGCGTGGCCGAGATTTCCAACCAGATGGAATACGATGACGAGGTTGCCTACAATGCGACCCGCAAGCTCTACGATCTGGCACGCGGCCACGATGAGCGCCCGTGGTGCCTGACAGTCAGCTTTACCCACCCGCATGACCCCTACGTCGCCCGCAAGCGGTTTTGGGACATGTATGAGGATTGCGAGCATCTGCTGCCCGAGGTGGGGGCCTTCGATTACGAAGAGCAGGATGCGCATTCCAAGCGCATTTTCGATGCCAACGACTGGCGCAGCTTCGACATCACCGAAGAGGATATCCGCCGCTCCCGCCGCGCCTACTTTGCCAACATCTCCTATCTCGACGAGAAGGTGGGCGAATTGCTCGATGTGCTTGAGCGCACCCGGCAGGAGGCCACGATCCTCTTTGTCTCCGACCACGGCGACATGCTTGGCGCGCGGGGCCTGTGGTTCAAGATGACCTTCTACGAAGGCTCCGCCCGGGTGCCGGTGATGATCGCCTCCCCCGAGATGGAGCCCGGGCTGGTGGAGGCGCCGGTGAGCAACATCGACATCTGCCCCACCCTCTGCGACCTCGCGGGCGTGAGCATGGAAGAGGTGATGCCGTGGACGGCGGGCGAGAGCCTCAAGCCGCTGGGGCAAGGGGTGGAACGGCAAAACGCGGTGGCGATGGAATATGCAGCCGAGGCCAGCTATGCGCCGCTCGTTTCGCTCCGCAAAGGCCGCTACAAGCTCAACCTCTGCGCGCTCGACCCCGATCAGCTTTTTGACCTTGAGGCCGACCCGCATGAGCTGGAGAATCTGGCGAGCAACCCGGCTCATTCCGAGGCCTATGCGGCGCTGAAGGCCGAAGCAGAGGCCCGCTGGGATTTGCCGCGCTTTGACGCCGAGGTGCGCCGCAGCCAGGCCCGCCGCTGGGTTGTCTACGAGGCGCTGCGCAACGGCGAATACTACCCGTGGGATTATCAGCCGCTGCAAAAGGCTTCTGAGCGCTTCATGCGCAACCACATGGATCTGAACACCGTCGAAGAAGACGCCCGCTTTCCGCGCGGCGAGTGA
- the betI gene encoding transcriptional regulator BetI codes for MSVEPKRRAQLVEATIHEIGAIGSLDVTVGKIAKRAGVSAALAFHYFGDKDKLFLAAMRHVLSVYAAEVRGALLVSDGPRERLEGILRASFSSCNFRADVISAWLNFYVLARRNDEARRLLSVYHRRLRSNLLHDLRPLAGTAAPEIADRIGAVIDGLYLRYASNPDDMTGQTATDHALATLSHELGALA; via the coding sequence ATGAGTGTAGAACCCAAGCGCAGAGCCCAGTTGGTGGAAGCGACGATACATGAGATCGGCGCTATTGGCTCGCTCGATGTGACCGTTGGCAAGATTGCCAAACGCGCCGGTGTTTCGGCGGCCCTTGCCTTCCACTACTTCGGCGACAAGGACAAGCTCTTCCTCGCCGCGATGCGCCATGTGCTCTCGGTCTACGCAGCCGAAGTGCGCGGGGCGCTGCTGGTGTCGGACGGTCCGCGAGAGCGGCTTGAGGGCATCCTGCGGGCCAGCTTCTCAAGCTGCAACTTCCGGGCGGATGTCATTTCGGCATGGCTCAACTTTTATGTGCTCGCCCGCCGCAATGACGAGGCAAGGCGGCTGCTTTCGGTCTATCACCGACGCCTGCGCTCCAACCTCCTGCATGACCTGCGCCCGCTGGCCGGCACTGCCGCGCCCGAAATTGCTGACCGAATCGGCGCGGTAATTGACGGGCTCTACCTGCGCTACGCCTCCAACCCTGACGATATGACCGGGCAAACAGCCACAGACCATGCCCTTGCGACCCTCTCGCACGAACTCGGAGCCCTCGCATGA
- the choX gene encoding choline ABC transporter substrate-binding protein: MKTTAAVSALAICAASSAFAACDSVVMSDVGWTDITTTTATAKHVLEGLGYDVDVKILSVPVTFASLESDDVDVFLGNWMPAQNGAIGPYLESGEIEQINVNLEGTKYTLAVPAYTWERGLQSYGDIAKFAESLEGKIYGIEPGNEGNAYLVSLIEENKMGLGDADMEVVESSEQGMLAQVARAYKDEQDVVFLGWEPHPMNANFDLKYLPGGEDFFGGEGVVHTVTRKGFSEECPNLGKLFANMDFTLEMENGIMGQILDDGADPEDATEEWLKANADVLDTWLDGVTAMDGSDAKAAVSAALGL; the protein is encoded by the coding sequence ATGAAAACCACCGCAGCCGTATCCGCCCTCGCCATTTGCGCCGCCTCCTCGGCCTTTGCCGCGTGCGACAGCGTCGTCATGTCTGACGTCGGCTGGACCGACATCACCACCACAACCGCCACCGCCAAGCACGTGCTGGAAGGGCTGGGCTATGATGTTGACGTAAAAATCCTTTCGGTGCCCGTCACCTTCGCCTCGCTGGAGAGCGATGATGTCGACGTGTTCCTCGGCAACTGGATGCCGGCCCAGAATGGCGCCATCGGGCCCTACCTGGAATCGGGCGAGATCGAGCAGATCAACGTCAACCTCGAAGGCACCAAATACACCCTCGCCGTGCCCGCCTACACCTGGGAGCGCGGCCTGCAGAGCTATGGCGACATCGCCAAGTTCGCCGAATCGCTGGAAGGCAAGATCTACGGCATCGAGCCGGGCAACGAGGGCAACGCCTACCTCGTGTCGCTGATCGAAGAGAACAAGATGGGCCTCGGCGATGCCGATATGGAAGTTGTCGAAAGCTCCGAGCAGGGCATGCTGGCGCAGGTCGCGCGTGCCTATAAGGACGAGCAGGACGTTGTCTTCCTCGGCTGGGAGCCGCACCCGATGAACGCCAACTTCGACTTGAAGTATCTTCCCGGCGGCGAAGACTTCTTTGGTGGCGAGGGCGTGGTGCACACCGTCACCCGCAAAGGCTTCTCGGAAGAATGCCCGAACCTCGGCAAGCTCTTTGCCAACATGGATTTCACCCTCGAGATGGAAAACGGCATCATGGGCCAGATCCTCGATGATGGTGCCGATCCGGAAGACGCCACCGAAGAGTGGCTGAAGGCCAATGCCGATGTGCTCGACACCTGGCTTGATGGCGTGACCGCGATGGATGGCAGTGATGCCAAGGCCGCCGTAAGCGCGGCGCTGGGCCTCTAA
- the choW gene encoding choline ABC transporter permease subunit, translating to MEDWLEEYKIPVGKGAKVVFDWIRDHGEVLLDGFAAVMEAMIDAILWVMQEPPAIIVIAAFVVATWFLQKSWKVCLFVFLGFLFILNQGYWEETTESLTLVLSACLVCMAIGVPIGIAAAHRPKMYTYLRPVLDLMQTLPTFVYLIPAIVFFGIGMVPGLIATVIFVLPAPIRLTYLGVASTPQTLLEAARAFGATPRQTLWKVELPYAFPQIMAGLNQTIMLSLSMVVIAALVGANGLGVPVMRALGQVNTALGFESGFVIVVVAIMLDRMLNVGARK from the coding sequence GTGGAAGACTGGCTGGAAGAGTACAAGATACCTGTCGGCAAGGGCGCAAAGGTCGTCTTCGACTGGATACGAGACCATGGCGAAGTGCTGCTGGATGGCTTTGCCGCAGTGATGGAAGCCATGATCGACGCCATTCTGTGGGTTATGCAGGAGCCGCCCGCGATCATCGTCATCGCCGCCTTCGTCGTCGCCACATGGTTTCTCCAGAAAAGCTGGAAAGTCTGCCTCTTCGTCTTCCTCGGCTTCCTCTTCATCCTCAATCAGGGCTACTGGGAGGAAACCACCGAAAGCCTCACGCTTGTGCTTTCGGCCTGCCTCGTGTGCATGGCCATCGGCGTCCCTATAGGTATCGCCGCAGCGCACCGGCCCAAGATGTATACCTACCTGCGCCCGGTGCTCGACCTGATGCAGACCCTGCCCACCTTCGTCTACCTGATCCCGGCCATCGTCTTCTTTGGCATCGGCATGGTGCCGGGCCTCATCGCCACGGTCATCTTCGTGCTGCCCGCCCCGATCCGGCTCACCTACCTTGGCGTTGCCTCGACCCCGCAAACCCTGCTGGAAGCCGCTCGCGCCTTTGGTGCCACCCCGCGGCAGACGCTCTGGAAGGTTGAACTCCCCTATGCCTTCCCGCAGATCATGGCCGGCCTGAACCAGACCATCATGCTTTCGCTCTCCATGGTCGTCATCGCCGCGCTGGTGGGTGCCAACGGTCTTGGCGTGCCGGTGATGCGCGCGCTTGGGCAGGTGAACACGGCGCTGGGCTTCGAGAGCGGCTTTGTCATCGTCGTGGTCGCCATCATGCTTGACCGGATGCTCAACGTGGGGGCGCGCAAATGA
- the choV gene encoding choline ABC transporter ATP-binding protein encodes MTTAVKIDNVSIVFGDKPNRALPLMDEGQERGEIQQATGQVLGVHNCSLDVNEGEILVLMGLSGSGKSTLLRAVNGLNPVVRGAVHVNDGQSMVDVTNADKPTLRRIRMHHVAMVFQQFGLLPWRSVRENVGLGLELAGMPKAEADAKIDEQLDLVGLTDWAERKVGELSGGMQQRVGLARAFVTDAPILLMDEPFSALDPLIRSKLQDELLELQQRLKRTIIFVSHDLDEAFKLGNNISIMEGGRIVQTGAPQDIFRDPKNDYVAEFVQHMNPLGVLRARDLMQPAAGAPSVTIDADSLVRDGLETVTAQAEPVGVTEDGALVGQLSKDDILAGLTERDITPTG; translated from the coding sequence ATGACTACAGCGGTAAAAATCGACAATGTCTCCATCGTCTTTGGCGACAAGCCAAACCGCGCCCTGCCATTGATGGACGAGGGCCAGGAGCGCGGCGAGATCCAACAGGCCACCGGCCAGGTGCTTGGCGTGCACAACTGTTCACTCGACGTGAATGAGGGCGAAATCCTCGTGCTTATGGGCCTCTCCGGCTCCGGCAAATCCACCCTGCTGCGCGCGGTGAACGGGCTCAACCCGGTGGTGCGTGGTGCGGTTCATGTGAACGACGGCCAAAGCATGGTCGACGTGACCAACGCCGACAAACCCACGCTCCGCCGCATCCGCATGCACCACGTGGCGATGGTCTTTCAGCAGTTTGGCCTGCTGCCCTGGCGCTCGGTGCGTGAAAACGTGGGGCTAGGACTGGAACTGGCCGGGATGCCCAAGGCTGAGGCCGATGCCAAGATCGACGAACAGCTTGATCTGGTCGGTCTCACCGACTGGGCCGAGCGCAAGGTGGGCGAGCTTTCGGGCGGGATGCAGCAGCGCGTCGGCCTTGCCCGCGCTTTTGTCACCGATGCCCCAATTCTCCTGATGGACGAGCCTTTTTCGGCGCTGGACCCGCTCATACGTTCCAAGCTGCAGGACGAGCTTCTGGAACTGCAGCAACGTCTCAAACGCACGATTATCTTTGTCAGCCATGACCTCGACGAAGCCTTCAAGCTGGGCAACAACATCTCGATCATGGAAGGCGGTCGCATCGTACAGACCGGCGCACCGCAAGATATTTTCCGCGATCCGAAAAACGACTATGTCGCCGAGTTTGTTCAGCACATGAATCCGCTCGGCGTGCTCCGTGCGCGCGACCTGATGCAGCCCGCCGCCGGCGCTCCATCCGTTACCATCGACGCCGACAGCCTCGTGCGGGACGGTCTGGAGACGGTGACGGCGCAGGCAGAGCCGGTCGGCGTTACGGAAGACGGCGCGCTCGTCGGCCAGCTCTCGAAGGATGACATTCTGGCGGGCCTCACAGAGCGCGACATCACCCCAACGGGCTGA
- the rpiB gene encoding ribose 5-phosphate isomerase B, translated as MSANKRIVLSSDHAAIALRQNIAAHVAGKGWEVVDIGPTTPESTHYPKHGQAAARQVASGDCALGIILCGTGQGIMMAANKVPGVRCGVCADTFSARMIRQHNDANILSLGARVVGEGLALDIVDAFLDAEFEGGRHATRVEMIEGPES; from the coding sequence ATGTCCGCCAACAAACGTATCGTCCTGTCCAGCGACCACGCCGCTATTGCGCTGCGCCAGAACATCGCCGCCCATGTTGCCGGGAAAGGCTGGGAGGTTGTCGACATCGGGCCCACCACGCCCGAGAGCACGCATTACCCCAAGCACGGGCAGGCGGCGGCGCGTCAGGTGGCTTCTGGCGATTGCGCTCTGGGTATTATCCTGTGTGGCACCGGGCAGGGCATCATGATGGCTGCCAACAAGGTGCCCGGCGTGCGCTGCGGTGTCTGCGCCGATACCTTCTCGGCCCGGATGATCCGCCAGCACAACGACGCCAACATCCTCTCCCTCGGTGCCCGTGTGGTGGGCGAGGGGCTGGCTCTCGATATCGTCGATGCCTTCCTCGACGCGGAGTTTGAAGGCGGCCGCCACGCTACGCGGGTCGAGATGATTGAAGGGCCTGAAAGCTGA